A window of the Lolium perenne isolate Kyuss_39 chromosome 7, Kyuss_2.0, whole genome shotgun sequence genome harbors these coding sequences:
- the LOC127323870 gene encoding uncharacterized protein produces the protein MSGWTPPDCTTFTDLMLDGSPIDLEGVSPTHRRTNVASSPIPRVLWSPGAPPPGPYGPYAPPPAPPGPYGSFLPPPYPYPQAPQNAPPVGSGSGTVPPYPPPSYGSYPPPPYPYAPYGPYPPPPSEAPSSESNAAETIVPPRAKRLDWTVQEEEKLVNAWLFNSKDSVAGNCKTGTSFWGGIAATFNATADPSRHRTSKQLKDHWNAYNKEVSLFNAYHIQETNMRQSGADDDMVMKAAMERYAADKRVTGPFRKLHWWNAVKNEAKWKGQHGPGSGTDSSSKRIRLGPSGEFSSSDATGDTEEERPMGRDRAKAAVRKGRRKGKETSSSSEVGSKSFAMSNMMKSLVKAKLFKQWNKVKDRSTVDMNEAEKRKHAKAMKMLEKELGLEDDDDEEEEQEQEEEE, from the exons AtgtccggttggactccaccagatTGCACCACGTTCACGGATCTGATGCTAGACGGGTCACCAATAGACCTCGAAGGTGTCTCTCCGACACATCGTCGCACCAATGTAGCTTCTTCGCCGATTCCCCGAGTTTTATGGTCCCCCGGCGCACCACCTCCGGGGCCATATGGCCCATACGCTCCACCTCCGGCGCCTCCGGGGCCATATGGTTCATTTCTTCCGCCTCCGTATCCATACCCCCAAGCACCTCAAAATGCTCCACCTGTAGGTAGCGGGAGTGGCACTGTACCCCCGTACCCACCACCTTCGTACGGGTCATACCCTCCACCTCCGTATCCATACGCGCCATATGGTCCGTACCCCCCACCACCTTCCGAAGCTCCAAGCTCCGAGTCCAATGCCGCGGAAACAATCGTACCACCGCGTGCAAAGAGGCTTGACTGGACTGTCCAGGAAGAGGAGAAACTG GTTAATGCTTGGCTTTTTAACTCCAAGGACTCTGTTGCCGGTAATTGCAAGACCGGCACTAGTTTTTGGGGTGGGATAGCTGCAACCTTCAACGCTACCGCGGATCCTTCCCGTCATCGGACCTCGAAGCAGCTGAAGGATCATTGGAACGCCTACAacaaggaggtgtccctgttcaaTGCATACCACATCCAAGAAACAAATATGCGTCAGAGTGGAGCAGACGATGATATGGTCATGAAGGCGGCAATGGAGAGGTACGCCGCAGACAAAAGAGTGACGGGGCCGTTCAGAAAGCTCCACTGGTGGAATGCTGTAAAAAATGAAGCGAAGTGGAAAGGACAACATGGTCCTGGTAGTGGAACCGACTCCAGTTCCAAGAGAATCCGTCTAGGACCTTCTGGTGAGTTCAGCTCTAGCGACGCGACAGGCGACACGGAGGAAGAGCGTCCAATGGGCCGCGATAGGGCCAAGGCCGCGGTACGTAAGGGCAGGAGGAAGGGGAAGGAAACCTCATCAAGCAGTGAGGTAGGAAGTAAATCCTTCGCGATGAGTAACATGATGAAGAGTTTAGTGAAGGCTAAGCTATTCAAGCAATGGAACAAAGTGAAAGACCGATCAACCGTCGACATGAACGAAGCAGAAAAGCGCAAACATGCGAAGGCCATGAAGATGCTGGAAAAAGAGCTTGGTCTGGaagatgatgacgacgaggaggaggagcaggaacaagaggaagaagagtag